The Cervus canadensis isolate Bull #8, Minnesota chromosome 13, ASM1932006v1, whole genome shotgun sequence genomic interval TTCCCACGTGGCTGGGGACATGCACGATGGAGAAGGTGAGAGGCGGTGATACCAGGGAGCTGAGTGAGACAAACAGCAGTTCCTCTCTCCCTCCGGAAGGCCCCGGGGGGACGGAGAGTTCCTgatggttttttctttttgttgcactGCGGACATTTCGTGCACACTCAGCGGGCTGGTGGAATACTTACACCCTCTCAACAGCGAGACACAGAAAAGAGGGCTGCCACCTGCAGGGGACTGTGTGGGTCAGTCCTGCAAACCCAACATGCCATGGTTTATGGAGCCTTCATTCCCAGGGTTGCCACTCTGGCCTCAGTGTGGAGGGTTCATGGTGCCTTGTCCCCGCTGCTGTTTCTGCTTCTGCTGCATTAACAGCTGCTCCAAAGCGGAAGGTCCAGGATGCATCATGGAACTGGACCAGATAGACTGAAAAACAGCCCAGAGCTTGTCAGCAGAGGTCAGATGCCTGGCTGTCTGAAAGGGATCGGATTTTCAATCCCAGCCAAACATAAAGGCATGTACGTCCCAAGGTCCCCAAACCCTGAAAAGATCCAGCTATTACAAGGAGTTGCTCTAAGACCAGGTCCTTCAAGATTGGCTATTTAGTTCTCATTAAGATCACTTTAAACCAGAAAAGGTGAAAGTATGTTTTCTATAAAGTCTTTTTACTAAAACTCAGCTCCATGTGAGAATAGACACTGTTTGTTTTAGGTAAacaaaacatttatgaaattagATATCCTTCTTTTACTTGTTCAGAAAAggagtaaagaaaatatttcaagatgaGTCAGAATTTTCTTAAATCTTAGAATCCAACTAAAAGCTTCATGTCTGTTCCCCTGAGGATACTGGTTTATCactagtgaattaaaaaaaaaaatccttttaaagaaTCTTATAATGCAGACCATGCTTCTAAAACTTTGCCAGATACATAGTGTGAATCAAACAATCCTAAGGGCCTTAAGAATAAGACTAGCTATTTACGTgaatgaaagcagagacatcgcttatGGCTCTTGCTCCTGTCCACTCACCTTTAGGCTTTCCATGAGGACAGCAGAAGAATCCTCCATGGAGGGGCCGTGGCCTGTCCAAGAGCCGCTTGGAGTGCTGGCCTGATGCCAACCGCTCTCAGAGGATGATGCTGCTGAGAGATAATCGATGCCAAACCCACCCATGGCTaggaatgaagagaaaagaataatTCAAGATGTTCTATCACTGCCAAAGGTCCAGGAAGGACACAGAGTATGTTAGTTCACTTCTACTAAGCAATAAAGACTGGATCTCACCTGGCTTATCAGTTTTCCAGCGGTCTGCAGTTCTCCTATCCCTGTTATCTGGAGTCCCAATGGGTCCAAAATTGGAGAATGGGACAGAATTGTGGTTGTGTGTTGGaggggagcttggcaggctgcttGGGTTGGAGGAATGAGGAGACTGGCTGGCTGGTGTTGAATGATCTATTGAATAACAGCAACGCAGGACATTAGAGATTTTCCACAAACACACCAAGAATGAAAGTTTCCAGTAGATCTGATCACTtaaattctcttaaaaataacCCCAGGGTTTCAGGAGAAAGGCAAAATAAAGGCCCCCAGAGGGACCCTACCAGATGCACTAGCCTGTCTTACTATACATGTCTAAGGCACGTTCcttaccttaaaaataaaaatgtagacgTTTCTGTCAAAAGTATGCATTGTTTTGGTGTGCCTGTTTCAGATAAGTATATACTGTTCTTCTCTATCAGAGCAGAATTGCCTAACCTTAAGAATTTTCCTGTAAAGAATGAATGTCtacaaataaaactaagaaacagTTGCAAACCTTAAGATAAAACTCCTATTTTTCTCCCTTACAACTGTGCTCATTACTGAGAATGTAAAACAGCTTTTCTAATAGCATTTATTATGTGAACCAGCTCATCAGGCTTTTTTACACCCCATTTTCCTTCAGAAGTTACTTTAAACAACAAATACCAacgacaacaataacaaaaatagtaGTAACAGAAGAAAACCaccaaatacataaaattaccAAACCACACTATCTCTTGAGTGTACGGGTAATAATGCAAGGTCTATAATTTAAAGATTAGTCAATACCTGAACTGGCAGGAAGAGATGGAGACCACGGAGTCCCTTCAAAAAGGGAGTACAATGATGTTTCCTGGGGAGCCATTGAGGGATTAAGTTCTGCTTTGGAGCTGGTTGTCAGGTTTTTCCCGTATACCTCATTGAACACACTGTTATTTGGGTATCGTTCCTGAAATACAATGACCACCAAGTTAACAAACTCACtccaatgaaagaaaatgtagtgTTCATGCACGTGGATGCTTGATAGATCTTAAGACTTTCTTTGCAAGACAAACTTTTGAAGGcttttacttctgtttctttcagttttcctgtttcttttcatttgctttttactTTCCCCCACCCTTTATCCTGCTCTATGTAAATCGCCCAGgttaaaaagtattaataatttaCATGGCTGAACAAGAGAGCCCCAAAGATTTTATTATTAATGAGAAGTTAAACAATTCAAATTTACAAAAGTCTCCAATATACCCTAATCaaagcggggtgggggaggggtgaggtgAGGAGGTGGAGGGGGTAAAATCAGATACCTGGAAAATACCAATatatggaagagaaaagaaagagaaaaacagatgtaTTGAGATAGACTGGGAAAGAAAATATTAGCCCACAGCAGGATGCCTCACTGTTTACACACCTGATTGAGGGAGAATccggtgagggacaggaaagaggATGAATGTGACATGAGCTCTGAGGGCTTCTCCAGTAAGGACTTCTTCATAGTCCCAGAGGGAAAACAAAAGATAGTTAAATTAGGCCTTCCATTTTCTCAGTACTAATTTTAAGATACCATACAAGCAAAATAAAAGACCACAATTTAAGAATACCTGTATTCATCTCTTGTACAAATTAAAGCTTAGCAAGTATCAATTCAACTcggattaatttttattaataccaCGGTCCCGCTAAGGGCCAGTCGTCACAGGTGAGTCAGACAGAACCCTCCTGATCAGTACTTCTAACTTAAGCACAGAGATCCTGGCAGGGACCCTGGAAACTGGCAGTACTGAGTATTCACTAGGTAAGAATCTCAGGAATCCCTTTGTCACCAGCTGTATTTAAAATACTCTCAAAACAAGATGCTGAACTGATCAAGCActattttcttcctaatttctCCCCCCttgctagaattttaaaaacactgatattaatgactttaaaaaagcCTTTAGATCCATTTGACAACTGGTTTTGTTAGCACGGTTCCTAAGCAACTCTATTTGTGGTATGTATTCAAACACTTGCTAAAGTCAAGTTTACGTTTACTGGTCCTTAAGAAActcattggtttaaaaaaaaaaagctgaatctCTGATGCTCACTATCACTGAACTGTTGGTCAACAaagcatttattaaacacttgCTACATGCAAGGCACTGCCACACACATGACATCATTAACAATGTTAAATATAGGAAGGGCTAtagttaaggttttttttttaccctgaaaAAATCCCACTACAAGACCCTCCCCCTTATTTCACCATTAGGTTCATTTCTAATGGAGAAGGTAAGCACAACAAGAATTAGGGGATTAGGAAACAAGTGAACAGAAACGTGCTCTGCCCTTAGGCCCTTAAGCCaccccagcaaaaaaaaaaaaagaaaaaaagaagaaccagCGAGAGAGGCAACCTGCAGAATGGACAGCTCGGCTGCCGGGCTGCCCACGAGCCCCGGGTGCTGCCGCTGCACCACTGCTGTTCGGGCGTCTGGGAGAGCTCTTATCTCTGCTAATTCGGGGAGGGCGGGGAGCGGGAGGTCTGCGTGGCCACTCACTCAGAAAAATTCTCAAGGGAATTTCAAGTGCTAGAGATGGCACTTTCTGTCAGGAGAGCCATTAAGCTTTTATTTCTAACACTAAACTCGGTGCACTTTAGTCTTGTGAACGTTTTCTTACCCTGTGTTTATGGGAAAGAAACAGCAAGAAAGTGGAACTCAGAAACGTTTTACACTTTATTAAGATGGTGTGCAGGGAGCGGGGGGAAAAAACCTCATAGCATACATCTTTCTTGCAGTTCCTGACCTCAGTAAAACATGGAAATAACGGCATCCTTTGAAATGCAGACTGGGATatagaagattatttttaaaagatactactAATCAATTCTTAGACCTTATCTTTGTGTTCACTCATTGATGGTACTCCAATCATGTTTTTAAAGAGTCCTCTTCATATTACAAATCTGGCTCTGAATTTAGATCAGGGCTCTTagttaaacaaacagaaaagaaccaCTTACTGTTTAGTAAAATCAATCTAGAATCTTTTTATTCAGTAAAACGTCTGgaacattatttcatttcatattttgaatACATGAGGAAAACTCTCACTGTTCCTAAGCAAGATTAAATGACACCTAAAATTCCTGGGTCCAGGTGGAAATGACACCTGAAAAGGAAGTTAATTTCCCAGCATTACATCCTGTGTGTGCCCAGCCCTGCAGGATGCTTTCTGGATAacatatattacaaagctacaagaTTTGGGGAAACTATGGGACAGAAAAGTTTTGCCATATTTTACTGTCATGTGAATGTTAGTTTGGGCAATCAGGAAATAAgctttaaaattctgttaaaaaaaggaaagcccTAGAAAGAAGAAACTACCTATTCTACTACAAAATCTCAGAAGAGAAGGTAGGGGTTacagcaagaaaaagaattatatcAAATACATACAAAGAGGCTTCGTCCAGGAAGAGAGGCGAGAGGCCCCAGCAGAGCTGGGTAAAGATCAGGAGGGTTAGAAAAAATcagctcttcctcttcctccaagGCAGCCAGACTCTTTAACAGGTCCGGAGGAAGCAGAGGGGAGCCTTTGGGGTCCTAGTGACAGAAAGGATCACAGTGAGATGCAATCAGGGATGACAAAAGCACAGTGGAGTAGTAGCATCATTAGGGAGATGAAGGCAGCTAAAGTCAAGGAGGAAGCTATAAGGAATAGTAAGACAGCATTATGCAAAGAGGAAAAGGCTTCGAAACACCAAAGCAAAGTGACACAAGGACAATGGGAAGGAAAGATCAAGAGAACAGAAAGAAGTAAAGACAGTGACAAACAGCAGAACATAAAAGGTTAATGTGGAGAGCCAGTGAAACAATGCAATGGAGCAAAGAGATTAGCGTATCTTGTGCTAAGAGAGaaacagctttttttaaaaagttaccaaCACACACCTGTTTCTCATGAGTAAAAAGGGCAAAGACAGAGAACCCCACTATCAAAGATGATAGGCTAAATTTGTTCCTCTCAGAAAGCCACTTGCTTAAATATGCAGTAAAACCTATTCTTAAATTTAGATGATTCAGCCCAACTGAGAGGAGCTTTGTCTCAGAATTCTCTAACATGCTGCCTTAACGATTTCTGCACATAGTCTCTCTGCCAGACCATCATGGGTCAACATCAGGAACAGCATTCTTCAGCTTCCCGAAATCTATGTGGTGTGAAGAAGGGACCAAGAGCTGCACCCACTTACTCAGTGGCGTTCTGTAGCACTAGTGAAATCAGAGGGACCTTTAAACATGTACGTGAGATCTCTGAAGTGCCTGGGGACAGGGAAGGACACGCACCTCAAATGGCATCCTGGGCACAGGGTCCTGCTCTGGACGGAAGACTCCCGGGGACCGTTTGCCCCTGCGGTCCACACTGGCTTGCTGTGCCATCACAGCTCTGTTATCGGCCGCGCTGTAGGAAGAGTCCCAGTAGAACTCCGGGATCTTGACTTCTGAGGGGGTATGGTTATATGGCTCCATGGGGAAAGGCTTCATTGTTTTCTCCAGAGGCTGCTGCTGCCTTACAGGCGGTTGCAACGACGGCTCAAACAGTTTTATGGGGTCTTGGGTTTGAAGGTAGTAGGGCTGTTTCACAGGCATGATTTTCCCTAATGGGCCTTGAACCTGAGGGGGATTCCACAGCTGTTTGGAGGCATCTGCCTGTTGATACTAAAAAAAGAGATGCCTGGTTCACTAAGATGAGGATAAAATGCAATGTTACTTCACTCAGGACTCAGAACTTGAGAGATTTTACCGCCAACAAAACTCTGGGTCATGcaggtttgtttgttctttaggtTTCTCAATACAGAGCTTTCTGGGAACAGATTAAGGGCACTGAGTTCATATTCTCTTTCGATTCCAAAATTAAGAGGTTTAATAAATGAGGGTGTtgagtgtgggtgggtgggtgggtgggtgggcgggcgggcgggcgggcatGCATCCATTTCCCCTTCTGCTCCAAGTGCTGCAGGATGATAATACTTAAGACTGGTGTCACAGTTCTCCTAACATCTCATCAAGAGCACgattttatttcccttctgtAGTTCAGGTTTATGGGAGATTATTTACAGAAAATCCCTTTCTATAAAGCTGACAAGCAGTAGCAGCAAGGTATGGTAGGTAATATCTATTCTCCtttacaaaagtaaaaagaaCTGAACTTTCCTAAACAGCAAAGACTGCTGTGTTCCCATAATCATTACAAGTCTAAGCAAAAAGTAGCtgaatgctctttttttttaaattggaggatgaCTGCATTACACTGTTgtattgctttctgccatacaacaacctgaatcagccgtaggtatacatacgtcccctccctcccacgtcccacccccgccccgccccgccccatcTTACCTGCCCACCTCATTCCACCctcaccaggttgagctccctgtgttacaaagcaacttcccattagctctCTATTTTACTGAGGGAGGTGGATTAACTAGTACTTTTAGTTAACTTGACACTGAATGATTTCAGGTGCTCCTCTCCTCACCTCAGCTGGAAGTAGACACAACTGTAACTCACCTGCTGGAATCCAGAGTGGTGAGGCGGACTTTTCCCCAAAGCCGGCACAGCTTTTGTAGGGGACTGTTGCTGCTGAGCTAGAGCTTGAACCTGCAGCTGGCTTGCAGTCTGTGCTGTTGGCGGAGCTGGTAGAGGTGGGAGGGGCTGCTGGGAAGGTGGCTGAGGCTGTTGAGGTCCCTGGGTCACTGGCCCTGGTCCGGAGGGCCGTTGCTGGCTGTAAGGAATGTGGGACTGTTTCCCAGCTTGCACCTGGTTTCCTGCTGGAGAGTGAGCTGTAGGCTGAAGAAAGGTTCCTGGGACAGAAACACCAGCTGGGAAGGTGTAACCTGAGCCCATAGAAAATGCCACAGGAGGGGGGATAACATATGTTGGGGGCGGGAACCCTTCAAAATAGAAGAACATTGTTTTAGTTCTAAGGAAACttggaaaatgaaagacaaaaattagTCATTTGGGGCTGGGGTGGAGAAGAGGTTATCTAATAAATCATGAAAGACAGGGATCCATCAAGTAAGACTCATCAAGTGTCAACCTTTAACCTGATTTCAAGAATTAAATACAGATTACTGCCTGCTACTTCTATCCACTGAGGCAACTGGAATGTCCTAAAGGTTTCTCAGATGCCATGTTTAGTGACAGGAATTCCTTCATAATAACAAGCATGCATTTGTACATAAACTACAGGTAAATggcttaaaaataattgaaatattagGGAAAAGAGAACTTTCTTTACACTTTCTAATATTAGGGGTTTAGTAATGTCCCTCAGAGTCTAGAATTTCTCAGCAGGTGAACAGACACTCCTACACAGATGGAGTTCAACAGACGACATTACAAAACATATATTTACCTGGCCGgctgggaagaggagggaaggcTCCAGGGTGATGAATGGGGATGAACTGGGAGTTACTTGCTTGACTTGGGGTTTGAGTTACAGGTGTTTTCCTGGCTTCAGACACTGGAGTCTTTCTTAACTCTGTCTGAGATTTTACCTATGACCAACCAGAAGCAAGACTATCTATAATAATCTGAAACTCAAATGAGACAGAAAGCAGCACCTACTCTAACAAAGGATTTAAAACCCTatactatgttaaaaaaaaaaaaaaagagtaaagtatATGCTGAAGATAATTCACTTCACCtaaattaaaaatgggaaaatcaaattatttaaatagacCCAAAAGCTGTAAGGGCTTAGTTTTACTCGTATAGTTATTTTGCTTTCACAAAATCACATAAGTATGAAATATGGAAAAGGCCTGAGAACTCCTTTGTTTTACAAAGGAGACACCCGATGCCAACAGGCTGAAAAAGTTGCCTATTATCATAAGCCAATGTCACGGGCCCCAGGGCCCTGTATTCTCATTCATTAAGAACATGAATTGATAATGACCACTAGCTCACAGATGAGACACTCTGGCCCTCAGTGTAACTTCATCTGGGAGGCTTTAAAGGTGGCCTCAGTGTAACTTCATCGGGGAGGCTTTAAAGGTATCATCAGTCAAGCATCCACCCTCCACCCTGCAACCCTACCACCCCTAGAATAAATGAGGATACTTTCAGCAGTAAAAAAATCAGGCCTGAGATCCCACACGTGGAGCCAGAGAAGCAGATGCCATATGCACTGCTCAAGTAATACAAAGATGAGTAAAATGAGGAAAACTGGCAGCATTTAATAGAAAACTTAGGATGAGGTACAGAGGGTGGTGATACATTGATTATTGTCAGGCTTTTTTAAAGCATAGATACTCAGGCTTAAAAGGGATGAGACACTGGAagagatttcattttcctggacCTTTCTGGGAGGCAGTTTCAGAGAATGAAGGCAGAGCAGGCAGGAAATAGCTGAACTCTTTACCCCTAAAACACTGATCTCTGGCTTTACAgttcttttggggttttttccttgcctttcccCAACACATCTCACTCTCTCTGTGCCTTTCCTCAATTTctaccatgtttttctctgtttctccccctactattaatattaaaatggaaCTATTATGTTCTTTCCCCAAAAAAACCTTGTAAGGGAAATACACTATAGGTACTGTTTATCTGAAAGTAGCTTTCAAAAATGTAAGATTCCTCATGCCTactgtaaataaatacatttgccAAAATGTGTTTAATGAATCAAATGGCTACAAACATTGGTGGTATTAATAAGACCAGCACAGAGTAAAGACCTTTTTGTTTATATGAAATCATCTGTATCTCTTTggaaagatacatacatatatatatataaacaagtcACAAATAACTGAGTAGTGTTTATCTTTCCCcagcaggagacttggattcttGCTTTACAAATTCCCATGAGCCAGGATAACACTGAGGTTATACAATGCTACTGACTGGGGCAGATAGAAATGTCAAGGAAAATCTTTTtccaaaaatgtatttcattttgtatagtgaatctgggaaaacaaaacaaaacaccactgTGTAAGCCTTAACATACTCAGCTCTGTGGGATCTATAGagatctcaaattttaaaaaaatagcagttATAGCTCCCAAAGAAAATGGAATTACTTGTGAAATTGATAGTTCTGCAACTGGTCTCATTTCCTACCACTTAAACTGGAGAGAACTGACAAAGATGTCCAATCAGGTTAAGATTTTTTCACTCACATTACAATTTCTGTGAACTGACAAGAGTATAGATCTACCATAGTTCTTCATATTACCTTACTATGCAGCCTTCTTAGAGTGCACTGAAGCTTCCAGAATAGCCAGTTCTCAAGGGTTTAGGAACGAAATGAAAAATCTTGCCTTTTGTGTGAGCCTTCCTCTACCTGCTTTATAGTTCAAATACAGCTTACCTGCACTGCCACATTCTGCTCTCCTGTTTCCTGTAACTTTTCTAAGGTGCATTTCttggtttctgttttcctcttggtGGTGTCCTTCTTTCCATCATTCTTAGTTACAGTTACTCCTTTGCTACAGTCCCTTCTCACCTCTTTGGGAGGAAAACTTCTTCCTTGGTCTCTGTTCACTTCTCGTGGCTTAATGTTCTCTTTGAAGGTGACCactggtttctctcctgtgtcaCAGTTGTTGCTTAGATTTCGGCCTGTAGACAGCACTGATTTCAGTCCTGGATTCCCATCAGCAGCCAGGGACTCTATGATGGTTGTGTCTTGCAGAATGAGGTTCTCTTTGGCTTCACTGGGGTCTTCCAGTATTAACTCTGGGATTTCTGTGATAAACAACAATTTCCCTACCTCATTTTCACACTGAATCAgcctaaaaaagtaaaaataaatccatatatgaaaaacataaatCTAAAAAACAGTAACAGCTGAACTTTGTATGGGTCCCACAGCCTTAAAATGTGGGAAACAGCAGGATGCAATAGCGTGGATTTGGGGAACATCAACAGCAGTTCTGTAGAAACTCACATTCTCAttatcccacctcccaccacacaTCACCATAACACACGCCTAGGCCCTTTTAATGTTTTTCTAGTAAGTATAGCTAAATTTGCTCAGCATGTTTTAAGCACAAGACACTAGACTAGGCCCTTGAAGTTCCTATTTTATAGGtgtgaaaactgaagctcagagatgcCACAAGCATCATCCTGGTCTGTCTTGACTGAAACTGACCACCATGCATGCCCCTGTCAACACAAATCACCATAACTGTGAATATACAATTTAGCTAAGATTTATATAGATGTTTATAAATTGGAGAAGCAGCTCATGATAAATAAGGGAGACCTCTAAAAGAGGCAGTGTAATGAGAGGACAGAATTAAAGAGATTCCAAAGATCACTAGGGTCATAATCTGACGCTGTGTTCCCAACCTTTTGACTTAAgagtttataattaaaaaaagagaaaaagtttatAATCAATAGCTTTATACCAAAGTGTAAAACTCATATggggtatgtgtatatatctgaTGAGGAATACCTTGGCTGATTATCTGCAATCCATTTGCCTATAGAGATCAAACGCTGCTGTCGTATTTGTCGTTGCTGACCCTCTTTGTCTCCTGTAATACCCTGATGACCTTTGGAAAAATCCAAGTTCCTAAAATTGACATAAGCAAATTATAGAAAATTAAACCTAATGAACTGCAATGgcttcagatttttccatataggttagCTATTTGCTGTAATTAGCTGCATTTGCTTGAACTTATTTATACTCCTAAAGACTGTAAATACCACAAAACAAAGCAATATtaatgtgatatttttatttatatttcactttCTCATGGAGGAGTTGAAATAAATCACAATGTTTTATTagggatgacttttttttttttaaagaagaataacGTTTTCGTTTAACAGTAAGCTCACATTGTAAGTAACTTACTTCAAACAACCATGGCAATGCTAGAGTCTCTGAGATATCTAGTCTAACAGAGTATTATCTATTAACCTCAAGGTGGCCCAatctaaatcagaaaaaaatgaacacataccATAAAGTATACAGAGCAAAAAACTCATTGACATTAGAAAAGTAAGTCAACCTAAAAAATAAgggtttttcaaatttttcattaagctatctcaaaaaaaacaaacaaaaaaagcagcagcagtatcGAAGAACTTCCAGGCAGTAGGTCAGAAACCGAGGATACACAGATAAATAAGTCCCCCTACCTTAAGGAACAAATAATTATGATTTAATCCAAAGCAATAAAAGCTAAACAAAGAATAAGAGAAGCATTATAAAAGAAACATCACAGTCTTCTGATAAGCTTTGAAAAGGTTCACAAAGTAAGAGATGCCTGACCCGGACCCTGGACAAGTATGGTTAAGAGCTTACAGATTAGTAAGGGAAGGACGAAAGAGGAATGTGAATGTTCCAGGCACAGCATGAACAAAGTTTTGGAGGAATAAAAATACAGAGCTATTCAAGTACAGGTCACAGTTTATGTGTAACATTTAACTAttggaggggaagggggtgaaaGTCGCAGGAAATATGGCTGAAAAACTAAGCTTTTGGACATCAAGATGAAAAAGATACTTTAACAACTAGGGATGTGTAAATTGAAGTTTTCTGTACTAGTAATGGGGCATCATCAAATCTGTACTTTATAATTGCAGAAGCAGAGTAAAAGCAGACTAGGTAAGGAGAGAACTTTTAAGTAGGGAAGCATATTAGGAAGCTTTTTTATACTCTAGGTAAACAGTGACGAAGGCCACCTACCTGAAAGAAGGTCTCAAAGCCAAGAATCCTTGTAACTCAAACTCCTCTGGAAGTGGTGTTGCTAGAGAAGGGCAGAAATCAAgacttgtaaatattttaattaaaatattattgttcAGCAGGATATTGCTtcctatattaaaaaaagaatattttctagaTAGAAAGAAAGATTAATGCTCATAGTTCTCTGTTCCTCTTTATAGttactgtgattaaaaaaaacttacctGTCAAGCCCCTACCTGTGGCCTCTGAGCCCGTGACATTGCCCTCATACTCACCTACGACTCAAGGCTATTTTTTCCCCTAGCAGCCTTAAAAATTCATAGCTCAATCCATTAATCACAATGTTTAGATTACCTCCTTGTTAACTCAAAGCACTGAATATCAACATTACATCACCCAGGAGCTTGTAAGAAATACAGAATCTTGGGCACTATCCCAAACCTACAGAAtcataatctgcattttaacaagatccctagtgattcatttgcaaatatgACACTTGAGGGGCACTGATCTAATGGAAGAAAGATAATCAGAAAGGGGTCACTACACTTTGTTCAGTGCAGTGCTGCTTACAACGGGGCAAGGTTTTAAGCAAATGGATAATGATTAAAGGAATTATGGCATAGCCACAGGATGGAATATTAAACAgcctttaaaaaatcatgttcCAAAATGTTTAAATGACGAAGATAAATGCTAACGGTATCTCATTAAATTTACAAagcaggtatgtgtgtgtgtgtgtgttagtggcttagtcgtgtccaactccccagggactgtagcctgccaggctcctctgtccatgggattctccaggcaagaagagtggagtgggttgccatttccttctctaggggatcttccagacccagggatcaaacccaggtctcctgtatggcaggcagattctttaccctctgagctataAGGAAGTCCAAGCTGTAACTATATCACATAGCTCTAATGATGTGATATCAATCACATGCAGGTATGTTTATGTACACATAAGTAAAAGCCTCAAAGAAAACAGAGTATCATGAATAGTACAGAGAGTATTTATGTATGAG includes:
- the SMG7 gene encoding protein SMG7 isoform X5 → MRNWMFLQIVIVGENISFKSQMRTGNLKSEEHLKSSNIRQAEVLKADMTDSKLGPAEVWTSRQALQDLYQKMLVTDLEYALDKKVEQDLWNHAFKNQITTLQGQAKNRANPNRSEVQANLSLFLEAASGFYTQLLQELCTVFNVDLPCRVKSSQLGIISNKQTHTSAIVKPQSSSCSYICQHCLVHLGDIARYRNQTSQAESYYRHAAQLVPSNGQPYNQLAILASSKGDHLTTIFYYCRSIAVKFPFPAASTNLQKALSKALESRDEVKTKWGVSDFIKAFIKFHGHVYLSKSLEKLSPLREKLEEQFKRLLFQKAFNSQQLVHVTVINLFQLHHLRDFSNETEQHSYSQDEQLCWTQLLALFMSFLGILCKCPLQNKSQEESYNAYPLPAVKVSMDWLRLRPRVFQEAVVDERQYIWPWLISLLNSFHPHEEDLSSTNATPLPEEFELQGFLALRPSFRNLDFSKGHQGITGDKEGQQRQIRQQRLISIGKWIADNQPRLIQCENEVGKLLFITEIPELILEDPSEAKENLILQDTTIIESLAADGNPGLKSVLSTGRNLSNNCDTGEKPVVTFKENIKPREVNRDQGRSFPPKEVRRDCSKGVTVTKNDGKKDTTKRKTETKKCTLEKLQETGEQNVAVQVKSQTELRKTPVSEARKTPVTQTPSQASNSQFIPIHHPGAFPPLPSRPGFPPPTYVIPPPVAFSMGSGYTFPAGVSVPGTFLQPTAHSPAGNQVQAGKQSHIPYSQQRPSGPGPVTQGPQQPQPPSQQPLPPLPAPPTAQTASQLQVQALAQQQQSPTKAVPALGKSPPHHSGFQQYQQADASKQLWNPPQVQGPLGKIMPVKQPYYLQTQDPIKLFEPSLQPPVRQQQPLEKTMKPFPMEPYNHTPSEVKIPEFYWDSSYSAADNRAVMAQQASVDRRGKRSPGVFRPEQDPVPRMPFEKSLLEKPSELMSHSSSFLSLTGFSLNQERYPNNSVFNEVYGKNLTTSSKAELNPSMAPQETSLYSLFEGTPWSPSLPASSDHSTPASQSPHSSNPSSLPSSPPTHNHNSVPFSNFGPIGTPDNRDRRTADRWKTDKPAMGGFGIDYLSAASSSESGWHQASTPSGSWTGHGPSMEDSSAVLMESLKSIWSSSMMHPGPSALEQLLMQQKQKQQRGQGTMNPPH
- the SMG7 gene encoding protein SMG7 isoform X11, which codes for MRNWMFLQIVIVGENISFKSQMRTGNLKSEEHLKSSNIRQAEVLKADMTDSKLGPAEVWTSRQALQDLYQKMLVTDLEYALDKKVEQDLWNHAFKNQITTLQGQAKNRANPNRSEVQANLSLFLEAASGFYTQLLQELCTVFNVDLPCRVKSSQLGIISNKQTHTSAIVKPQSSSCSYICQHCLVHLGDIARYRNQTSQAESYYRHAAQLVPSNGQPYNQLAILASSKGDHLTTIFYYCRSIAVKFPFPAASTNLQKALSKALESRDEVKTKWGVSDFIKAFIKFHGHVYLSKSLEKLSPLREKLEEQFKRLLFQKAFNSQQLVHVTVINLFQLHHLRDFSNETEQHSYSQDEQLCWTQLLALFMSFLGILCKCPLQNKSQEESYNAYPLPAVKVSMDWLRLRPRVFQEAVVDERQYIWPWLISLLNSFHPHEEDLSSTNATPLPEEFELQGFLALRPSFRNLDFSKGHQGITGDKEGQQRQIRQQRLISIGKWIADNQPRLIQCENEVGKLLFITEIPELILEDPSEAKENLILQDTTIIESLAADGNPGLKSVLSTGRNLSNNCDTGEKPVVTFKENIKPREVNRDQGRSFPPKEVKSQTELRKTPVSEARKTPVTQTPSQASNSQFIPIHHPGAFPPLPSRPGFPPPTYVIPPPVAFSMGSGYTFPAGVSVPGTFLQPTAHSPAGNQVQAGKQSHIPYSQQRPSGPGPVTQGPQQPQPPSQQPLPPLPAPPTAQTASQLQVQALAQQQQSPTKAVPALGKSPPHHSGFQQYQQADASKQLWNPPQVQGPLGKIMPVKQPYYLQTQDPIKLFEPSLQPPVRQQQPLEKTMKPFPMEPYNHTPSEVKIPEFYWDSSYSAADNRAVMAQQASVDRRGKRSPGVFRPEQDPVPRMPFEERYPNNSVFNEVYGKNLTTSSKAELNPSMAPQETSLYSLFEGTPWSPSLPASSDHSTPASQSPHSSNPSSLPSSPPTHNHNSVPFSNFGPIGTPDNRDRRTADRWKTDKPAMGGFGIDYLSAASSSESGWHQASTPSGSWTGHGPSMEDSSAVLMESLKTARHLTSADKLWAVFQSIWSSSMMHPGPSALEQLLMQQKQKQQRGQGTMNPPH